One window of the Sphaerochaeta associata genome contains the following:
- a CDS encoding cation:proton antiporter, translating into MAFSLAAVVLLCLFLDWLLSKARIPALIGMLFVGVLFGPAVLNFLDPSLLAVGSDLRMIALIVILLRSGLELSRESLHKVGFHAILLSFLPALFEASTVMLIGPPLLGLSLLESAILGCVLGAVSPAVVVPMMVSCIQEKRGTEKGIPTLVLAGASMDDVTVIVAFSIVLGLYVGDTMNLAWTLAGIPLSIIFGIAAGLAIGLVLIRIFVRFNPRATKRVLSMLMICILLVELGDVLESFHIPFAALLAVMSIGFIILEKREHMAHELSAKLGKIWVFAQILLFTMVGSQVDLTAAWEVGLDAILLILIALIGRSMGTYLCTLGGGFTAKEKAFIVIYYLPKATVQAAIGATPLAVMGLHGMPVRAGQVILAVAVMSIILTAPLGAIALDWAAHHLLSVDTRDTFSSSVAVNEGAAT; encoded by the coding sequence ATGGCTTTCAGTCTTGCTGCCGTGGTTTTGCTGTGTCTGTTCTTGGATTGGCTCTTGTCCAAAGCGCGTATTCCTGCCCTCATCGGCATGCTTTTTGTGGGAGTTCTCTTTGGACCGGCGGTCCTGAACTTTTTGGATCCTTCCTTGCTTGCTGTGGGATCCGATCTGCGTATGATTGCATTGATCGTCATCCTGCTTCGTTCAGGATTGGAGCTTTCGCGAGAAAGTCTGCATAAGGTCGGTTTTCATGCAATTCTTCTCTCCTTTCTTCCCGCCTTGTTTGAAGCATCGACCGTCATGCTCATCGGGCCTCCTTTGTTGGGCCTTTCGCTTCTTGAAAGTGCAATCCTTGGGTGTGTCTTGGGAGCTGTCTCCCCGGCTGTCGTGGTGCCGATGATGGTTTCCTGCATCCAGGAGAAACGTGGTACCGAGAAAGGCATCCCAACACTCGTGCTCGCCGGTGCCAGCATGGATGATGTCACCGTCATTGTTGCATTCAGCATCGTTCTCGGCCTGTATGTCGGCGATACCATGAATCTGGCATGGACCCTGGCAGGCATACCTCTTTCCATAATCTTTGGGATTGCTGCAGGTTTGGCCATCGGGCTTGTCTTGATACGGATATTCGTGCGGTTCAATCCGCGGGCAACCAAACGGGTATTGTCCATGCTGATGATTTGCATTCTTCTCGTAGAGCTGGGCGATGTCCTGGAATCGTTTCATATCCCCTTTGCAGCCTTGCTTGCGGTAATGTCCATCGGCTTCATAATTTTGGAGAAGCGAGAGCATATGGCTCATGAGCTTTCGGCGAAGCTAGGGAAAATTTGGGTTTTTGCCCAAATACTGCTCTTTACCATGGTTGGTTCGCAAGTTGATCTTACTGCAGCATGGGAAGTGGGCCTGGATGCGATACTCTTGATTCTCATCGCGCTTATCGGACGGAGCATGGGAACGTATCTGTGCACTCTTGGAGGCGGCTTCACAGCAAAGGAGAAGGCTTTCATTGTAATTTACTATCTGCCGAAAGCTACAGTCCAGGCTGCCATCGGGGCCACACCGCTTGCGGTAATGGGCTTGCACGGCATGCCCGTCAGGGCGGGACAGGTGATTTTGGCTGTCGCAGTGATGAGCATCATCCTGACAGCCCCCTTGGGAGCAATCGCCCTTGATTGGGCGGCACATCATCTTCTGAGTGTTGATACAAGAGATACTTTCAGTAGTTCGGTGGCGGTGAACGAGGGAGCTGCAACCTAA
- a CDS encoding ATP-binding protein, whose amino-acid sequence MLIYGYQSNGYRGGLVPIELAKSNHELTILGLSSAKQRDLKVLLRSFLPSLPKATVQLPHLSTIEEMAAPLALALLAYEKHILELQAPSVLCFGPLGLGGVLKATPSLRDIPSLCKRQGIGLVLIGRSTQLPDAIEGIQFHECDTLDEAGSHLCKYCVLHQGEQMHFSETDDATETRDDPFVNIIGLKQAKQALIYAAAGNLPILLYGPPGAGKSLLLSRIASLLPSPGSEIKQELSALHGHRIERRPSFSIDVGMRQADLYRGIIPSLCKAHEGVLIVDELSHQKPNIRTTLTSVMDVQAFGGYPLRTLVASATNACPCANLGSLDRICRCSELQIDAFWAKLGHPLIDRFAIAIAVTSENLLTSEVTTTSIDNERIETVRALHMHRSEQEILGLLPLYTKVAGSTQQSFRRSYLCCKVARTIADFEGKESVTQAIMEEAMQLYLLPEDRHYH is encoded by the coding sequence ATGCTGATCTATGGATATCAAAGCAACGGCTATCGAGGCGGACTCGTCCCCATTGAACTGGCCAAAAGCAATCATGAACTGACCATCCTGGGACTCTCATCTGCAAAACAGCGAGATCTTAAGGTATTGTTGCGCTCATTCCTCCCCTCGTTGCCCAAGGCAACAGTACAGCTGCCGCATCTGAGCACCATTGAAGAGATGGCTGCTCCGCTCGCCCTTGCTCTACTCGCATATGAGAAACACATTCTTGAGCTGCAAGCACCGTCGGTACTTTGTTTCGGTCCATTGGGACTGGGCGGCGTACTCAAGGCTACGCCGTCGCTACGGGACATTCCATCACTTTGCAAGCGGCAGGGTATCGGCTTGGTACTGATAGGTCGCAGCACACAGCTGCCCGATGCAATCGAAGGCATACAGTTCCATGAGTGCGACACGCTTGATGAAGCAGGTTCCCACCTTTGCAAATACTGCGTCCTGCATCAAGGAGAGCAGATGCACTTCAGTGAAACCGATGATGCCACAGAGACTCGTGACGACCCCTTCGTAAACATCATCGGCCTGAAACAAGCCAAACAAGCCCTCATATATGCCGCCGCCGGCAACCTGCCGATTCTCCTCTACGGTCCTCCTGGAGCGGGTAAAAGCCTTCTACTCAGCCGTATCGCATCTCTGCTTCCTTCGCCCGGCAGTGAAATCAAACAGGAACTATCGGCTCTGCATGGTCACCGCATAGAAAGAAGACCTTCTTTTTCCATTGATGTGGGGATGAGGCAAGCCGATTTGTACAGGGGCATCATTCCCTCGCTTTGCAAAGCACACGAGGGGGTGCTCATCGTAGACGAATTATCCCATCAAAAGCCCAATATCCGCACTACACTCACATCGGTGATGGATGTTCAAGCTTTCGGCGGCTATCCTCTGCGCACCTTGGTCGCCAGCGCCACCAATGCATGTCCTTGTGCAAACCTTGGTTCTTTGGACAGGATATGCCGTTGCAGTGAACTGCAAATCGACGCATTCTGGGCGAAGCTCGGGCACCCTCTCATCGACCGTTTTGCCATAGCCATCGCCGTGACCAGTGAAAATCTGTTGACCAGCGAAGTCACCACGACATCCATAGACAACGAACGAATCGAAACAGTACGGGCTCTCCATATGCATCGAAGCGAACAGGAGATCCTGGGACTGCTGCCGCTGTACACCAAGGTTGCAGGCTCGACCCAACAAAGTTTCAGACGCTCGTACCTGTGTTGTAAAGTGGCGAGAACCATAGCGGATTTTGAAGGAAAAGAGTCGGTGACACAAGCAATTATGGAAGAAGCCATGCAACTCTACCTCCTCCCAGAGGACCGGCATTATCACTAG
- a CDS encoding MATE family efflux transporter, translated as MEHDMSSGKPARLLFFFMLPILGGNLFQQFYSMVDTFVVGRYVGVDALAAVGATGSMTFLILGFVVGLTAGFSVIISQKFGAKDPSSMRKAVAMSILSACFLSIVVSTIAILTARPLLLMLKTPHNIIDDSLSYLLIIYTGIVATIYYNLLAAILRALGDSRSPLYFLLIASALNIAGDLIAVVNLGMGVKGVALATVLSQTISALLCLLYIYKRYPSLHLSKQDWNIEWPMISRLLRIGLPSALQFSVCAIGVMIVQSVINQSGSNTVAAYSVGVRIEQLVTQPLVTLGLAMATFSAQNLGSGHLERVRQGVRSAVLLCILFSAIALALIFLFGRQLALLFIDQSEQQVIGQTVQYLHIISYFFIPLGLIFVFRNTSQGLGSGLIPMLSSIQELIFRALVALTLPSVLGYVGICLSSPIAWMAAALLLLAAYKLQYRRISRLLKQ; from the coding sequence ATGGAACACGACATGAGCAGCGGTAAACCCGCTCGCTTGTTATTCTTCTTTATGCTGCCCATTCTCGGGGGGAATCTTTTCCAACAATTCTACTCAATGGTCGACACCTTCGTAGTCGGGAGGTATGTCGGCGTCGATGCCTTGGCGGCAGTAGGCGCAACAGGCTCCATGACCTTTCTCATCCTGGGCTTCGTCGTCGGTCTTACCGCCGGATTCTCCGTCATCATCAGCCAGAAGTTTGGAGCAAAGGACCCTTCAAGCATGCGCAAAGCCGTCGCAATGAGCATACTCAGTGCCTGCTTTCTCTCCATCGTCGTCTCTACGATTGCCATACTGACGGCAAGGCCTCTTCTGCTTATGCTCAAGACTCCGCACAACATCATCGACGATTCGCTCTCCTACCTGCTTATTATCTATACAGGCATCGTAGCCACCATCTACTACAACCTGCTTGCTGCAATTCTCAGAGCGCTTGGTGACAGCCGTTCTCCTTTATATTTCCTTTTGATAGCATCGGCGCTCAATATTGCAGGAGACCTGATCGCCGTCGTCAACTTGGGAATGGGAGTGAAAGGCGTTGCATTGGCCACCGTTCTCAGCCAGACAATCTCAGCATTGCTGTGTCTTCTCTATATCTATAAACGGTATCCGAGCCTGCATCTGTCCAAGCAGGATTGGAACATCGAATGGCCCATGATCAGCAGATTGCTGAGAATAGGATTGCCCAGTGCATTACAGTTCTCTGTATGCGCCATCGGGGTAATGATCGTGCAATCGGTAATCAACCAGAGCGGAAGCAACACGGTTGCAGCGTACTCGGTGGGTGTGAGAATCGAGCAATTGGTCACCCAGCCTTTGGTAACCCTGGGTCTTGCCATGGCAACGTTCAGCGCCCAGAACCTTGGCTCGGGTCACCTTGAACGTGTACGACAAGGGGTGCGTAGTGCTGTTCTCTTATGTATTCTTTTCAGTGCAATAGCCTTGGCGTTGATATTCCTCTTTGGCAGGCAGCTCGCACTCCTCTTCATTGACCAGTCAGAGCAGCAGGTTATCGGGCAAACAGTCCAATACCTGCATATCATCTCCTATTTCTTCATACCTCTCGGGCTGATCTTCGTTTTTCGCAATACATCCCAAGGCTTGGGATCCGGACTCATACCCATGCTCTCTTCCATTCAGGAACTCATTTTCCGTGCATTGGTGGCCCTTACACTCCCCTCGGTGCTTGGATATGTCGGCATTTGTCTCTCCAGCCCCATAGCATGGATGGCGGCCGCCCTGCTTTTGCTGGCGGCGTATAAACTCCAATACAGAAGAATTTCCCGTCTCTTGAAGCAATAG